The following is a genomic window from Zerene cesonia ecotype Mississippi chromosome 13, Zerene_cesonia_1.1, whole genome shotgun sequence.
CGGTTACTTTCATATAGGAATCTATCCTTGACTTTTAACCGCGTATTTATGACCCAAAGGTTAACGTACTGTGTGAACCTACGTATACCGTTACAGATGTTTCTTAGACATTCGCAAACTATtgctaatttataatactggTTTGTATAACGCGTATTTATAAGTACAATTCGAACGAATTGTTTAACATATCATACGTAATTGATAACGTCTCTATCAGCTAGTATAGAACAAAAAACTTTAGAATTGAACAAGAAGATATGAtcttaaaacagttttaatatttttattgacttttACTGTATTACTCATTATCTCTGCTGTGCTGCtcactatattttaaattaggacaaaaagtatcctaccacccaagtcagctcataccctatctgaataccaaatttcatcaaaatccgttcagtagtttcagcgtaattgacggacaaacatccaaacaaacaaactttcacatttataatattagtgtgaagtgtcgTTATTTCAGAGATTTTATTCCACAAACAATTCTCACTAACCAGTCCTAaagattttaacaataactaGACTTAAAATGTCTTGCAGGCCAATCCATCTTACCAATTCGGTTTCGACGTCAACGATGATCAGTTCACCAACTACCAAAACCGTAAAGAACAGAGAGACGGTGACGTCATCAAGGGGTCTTACTCCGTGGTAGACAGTGACGGTTTCATCAGAACTGTTACGTACACCGCTGACCCGAAGGAAGGCTTCAAGGCTGAGGTAAACTTGGTTTGAGTAAATTTCATTGAGCAATTATGTAATGATGTTTTTTGGGAGCAAACTTTACAGTCattgtatacaatttatatgataaatctCATTAAAAACGATAGATTTGATATCGTTAGATTActtacattttacaaatattttatgataatttacacAATTGCCAGTAGTAACAATATTCAGTGCATATATATAGTGATATAGGTAATTAAAGAGAGTAGTGTCTTGTTGCTTTACTTTAAAGACATCCcctattacatttaaataattgttttcaggTATCCCGCCAACCTACAGACATCGTGGTCAAAATCCCCACGCCGAAGCCCCAAATCCAGCAGCAACATGTCGCGCAACCGCAACCCCAGGTGCAACAAGTCGCCCAACCTCGGCCGCACCCCAACCAACAACAGTACTACCGTTACGAATAGTTCTAGGCCATTCTAGACTCATCGAACAATGTCTACGGCATCATGAttaactttctttttttcgTATAACAAAATGATTAGGTATCTGTTTCGCTTTTGTTAATTGCCagttaagaaatatttcatagtctgcattcctttatttttcatttcattataaattttcattcattaactATAGCATgccatataaaaaatgttgtgtATGCTTCTTTATCTTTTTCAAATAACTTATtagttttatctataatattcaCACGATTCAAcctatataaatctatacgtTTTCTTCCGTAGATATTGTTAATGTAGAAAGTATTAGCTTCTAGTTGCGACCTATTAGATTAAGATTTGATTCTAAGTCCTAAagattttgtatgttatgtataaaaatatttaatgtttatttaaatatcacatcTATTTCTATGAAACAAGATTGAGGTTACACTTGCCAATGGCACTTTACGCTTCGTATTGcgatattacttttttatagatattgaaTTGTTGAACATTAATtagtgatataataataaaataaaattttaaaacaatgtctTGTTTACTTTACCAACCTTGATACTTTGATATACTCGGAAATAGTAGTAAACTGCACTCTAATggatacatacattatatgcCATATAAcatcttattaaattataaatatataggtcattattgttttatttgtgtctgataataaaaaaacaaatacagcACAAgaagaagaataaaaataatacaaaatataattccttaaaatttcttttattctcACAAAAATTCGATGTTTTCgttaacaattaataactTACGATATACATTTAAGAACTATCACAagggaaataaatatatataactattttaataatttaacaaaaatacctACATTCAGTCTATAAGCaagatgtaaataatttgatatgcaATATGATaacttttatacaataaaaattaaaataaaataaattatgattgtaATAGTTTAGTTACTGAGaaggaatattattaaatgcatgtctgggtaataaaaaatatgattatagaCATAATCATTACTTGCATCGATTTTGGAGGAATATCATCCCATTATTTGGTCCTAATATAGTTGAGCTACGTAAAGAAAATGCTTTTGATCTTAAAGCACTAAATtcataatagaatattatgtaGACAAGAAATAGACACCTATAAGTCAATTCAattcagtatttaaatataagtacttaAATTTTGACTATTTTTCAGATTATTGTATCAAATACCATAGTCCAtaactcataaaatatttaattgacgTTAAGATAAGCGGGAAATGTCATCATGACAatcgaaattaaaacaacagattataaaaatttattaatctacACGTAAAAACACCTTACGAAAAAAATTCTTCGTAAAGGAAGTAGCAACTGGAATGTTTCTACATAATGTTgacaaaacaacaaatttcttttacatttgaaaatgaTTATGTAATCgacgttattattataacctaTAAAGTTCTCTAAGTAAATTTagttttgaaaaatgtatcaaattcCTTCAGAACCACATCTACTATTATATTCCGattccttataaatataaaagtgtcGCAAAATTGNNNNNNNNNNNNNNNNNNNNNNNNNNNNNNNNNNNNNNNNNNNNNNNNNNNNNNNNNNNNNNNNNNNNNNNNNNNNNNNNNNNNNNNNNNNNNNNNNNNNNNNNNNNNNNNNNNNNNNNNNNNNNNNNNNNNNNNNNNNNNNNNNNNNNNNNNNNNNNNNNNNNNNNNNNNNNNNNNNNNNNNNNNNNNNNNNNNNNNNNNNNNNNNNNNNNNNNNNNNNNNNNNNNNNNNNNNNNNNNNNNNNNNNNNNNNNNNNNNNNNNNNNNNNNNNNNNNNNNNNNNNNNNNNNNNNNNNNNNNNNNNNNNNNNNNNNNNNNNNNNNNNNNNNNNNNNNNNNNNNNNNNNNNNNNNNNNNNNNNNNNNNNNNNNNNNNNNNNNNNNNNNNNNNNNNNNNNNNNNNNNNNNNNNNNNNNNNNNNNNNNNNNNNNNNNNNNNNNNNNNNNNNNNNNNNNNNNNNNNNNNNNNNNNNNNNNNNNNNNNNNNNNNNNNNNNNNNNNNNNNNNNNNNNNNNNNNNNNNNNNNNNNNNNNNNNNNNNNNNNNNNNNNNNNNNNNNNNNNNNNNNNNNNNNNNNNNNNNNNNNNNNNNNNNNNNNNNNNNNNNNNNNNNNNNNNNNNNNNNNNNNNNNNNNNNNNNNNNNNNNNNNNNNNNNNNNNNNNNNNNNNNNNNNNNNNNNNNNNNNNNNNNNNNNNNNNNNNNNNNNNNNNNNNNNNNNNNNNNNNNNNNNNNNNNNNNNNNNNNNNNNNNNNNNNNNNNNNNNNNNNNNNNNNNNNNNNNNNNNNNNNNNNNNNNNNNNNNNNNNNNNNNNNNNNNNNNNNNNNNNNNNNNNNNNNNNNNNNNNNNNNNNNNNNNNNNNNNNNNNNNNNNNNNNNNNNNNNNNNNNNNNNNNNNNNNNNNNNNNNNNNNNNNNNNNNNNNNNNNNNNNNNNNNNNNNNNNNNNNNNNNNNNNNNNNNNNNNNNNNNNNNNNNNNNNNNNNNNNNNNNNNNNNNNNNNNNNNNNNNTTGTTTTCAGGTATCCCGCCAACCTACAGACATCGTAGTCAAAATCCCCACGCCAAAGCCCCAAATCCAGCAGCAACATGTCGCGCAGCCGCAACCCCAGGTGCAACAAGTCGCCCAACCTCGGCCGCACCCCAACCAACAACAGTACTACCGTTACGAATAGTTCTAGACCATTCTAGACTCATCGAACAATGTCTACGGCATCATGAttaactttctttttttcttataacaaAATGATTAGGTATCTGTTTCGCTTTTGTTAATTGCCagttaagaaatatttcatagtctgcattcctttatttttcatttcattataaattttcattcattaactATAGCATgccatataaaaaatgttgtgtATGCTTCTTTATCTTTTTCAAATAACTTATtagttttatctataatattcaCACGATTCAAcctatataaatctatacgtTTTCTTCCGTAGATATTGTTAATGTAGAAAGTATTAGCTTCTAGTTGCGACCTATTAGATTAAGATTTGATTCTAAGTCCTAAagattttgtatgttatgtataaaaatatttaatgtttatttaaatatcacatcTATTTCTATGAAACGAGATTGAGTTTACACTTGCCAATGGCACTTTACGCTTCGTAATGcgatattacttttttatagatattgaaTTGTTGAACATTAATtagtgatataataataaaataaaattttaaaacaatgtctTGTTTACTTTACCAACCTTGATACTTTGATATACTCGGAAATAGTAGTAAACTGCACTCTAATggatacatacattatatgcCATATAAcatcttattaaattataaatatataggtcattattgttttatttgtgtctgataataaaaaaacaaatacagcACAAgaagaagaataaaaataatacaaaatataattccttaaaatttcttttattctcACAAAAATTCGATGTTTTCgttaacaattaataactTACGATATACATTTAAGAACTATCACAagggaaataaatatatataactattttaataatttaacaaaaatacctACATTCAGTCTATAAGCaagatgtaaataatttgatatgcaATATGATaacttttatacaataaaaattaaaataaaataaattatgattgtaATAGTTTAGTTACTGAGaaggaatattattaaatgcatgtctgggtaataaaaaatatgattatagaCATAATCATTACTTGCATCGATTTTGGAGGAATATCATCCCATTATTTGGTCCTAATATAGTTGAGCTACGTAAAGAAAATGCTTTTGATCTTAAAGCACTAAATtcataatagaatattatgtaGACAAGAAATAGACACCTATAAGTCAATTCAattcagtatttaaatataagtacttaAATTTTGACTATTTTTCAGATTATTGTATCAAATACCATAGTCCAtaactcataaaatatttaattgacgTTAAGATAAGCGGGAAATGTCATCATGACAatcgaaattaaaacaacagattataaaaatttattaatctacACGTAAAAACACCTTACGAAAAAATTCTTCGTAAAGGAAGTAGCAACTGGAATGTTTCTACATAATGTTgacaaaacaacaaatttcttttacatttgaaaatgaTTATGTAAtcgacattattattataaccaaGTTCtctaagtaaatttaaatcgcaagttttgaaaaatgtatcaaattcCTTCAGAACCACATCTACTATTATATTCCGattccttataaatataaaagtgtcGCAAAATTGCAAGCCAAGTGTAATGggattaaaagaaaaaccgAATTTTAATCCCATTCCACCGTGATCTTTTGTTTCCCTATTTAAGTACAGACAGTCAAAACCTGAAAAAGGGCCTAAATTTTTACATGGCCTAAAGTCTAAGGTAGTCTAGACGACGGGGTCCGGCCTACAAACACAACCGGATTCCACCAACACATAATCTTGACCTGTTAGGGTCACAGGTCCTAAAGGTaggactaaaaataaatagggcACGTAGGTTTGAGTGCAGGAACCGCGGACAACTGAACACTCGCTCGATCTGTAAAgaaaatgtgatttattcGACACATTTTAAcggttttttgtttgaaataagtaTTTCAGGGTTTGTAGTGCATCAAAATAAAGTCAATtagatatagataattataccATACTATATTCTGCCAGATGTGGacatctttataaattattgtcactATGAAAACTTTTGTAAATGCTATACGTTAACACGAGAAATGtatgcttataatataaagctgaagagtttgtttgattgtttgaacgGAATCTGTACGGAATTTGTACGTGATTATCACGCGATACGGATAGCACTCCGTCCTTAACGAGAtgcgtttttttatatgtcctactttcacgtcgcaacagAGCAATTTAATACCTGGAGTAagggaggctagagagtgtaCTGCTTTTTACAGCAGTAAAATGTAGCACATCAAATTTTCTTGGATAGATCCATTACCTACGATTTGCATTAAAAGcactacaaaatttataaattctaattGATAAtcctgtattaaaaatatgacatttatGACAATTGACAGTTTCTAATTTTCTTTgaccacgcgagcgaagccacaGCAACTACTCGCAAGCTGCAAATATATGTATCCAGTatcatgtacataatatataatactaaactaTGTATGGTTATTCTGGATTTCCTGATTACTCTTTTTTACCCACAGGaccaataatttatgaattcgGATTTAGCTTTGTACAAAAACGATATgggaaaaaaacaaaagaaagaacATTGATGCCCATCgcttaaaacaaatacatgcaaataaaacactaatacaataacaacTCACTCGCAAACCTCGAAAACGACCTGCTGCAATAGATCTGGAAACTTCTGAACGATTGTGACAGGTTGGCCAGAAGTGAGAGACACTCCGTACATTGGCGCGGTGGTGTTGTATCGAGTCCTGCATAGTCTGGTCCCCCCACACGACGGGTTCGCGGGGACACCGGGGAGGTTTGTTGCACGTGCTACGAAAATTAgcaacatttcattttttatttttgttgctattatttgaaacatataAGTGTTAAGTGCAGAAAAATTCCATATCTGAAAGGTGacggttaaaatattttttttcaaatgcaGTAAGTTTTTTCTAAATCTAATTTACTTGCCTCTATATCACTTAGCAACATATCTACTTCTAAAAATTCAAATCTACAAAAATAGATAAGTAACAACTATATCttcttaaaaattactatattatattataaaaataatacgcaTAATACCAAACATACATGACATTTAATGattgtatttatagaaaaacaaaaatgtaccTGTTCTATTATTAGGTGGTTTCATAGCGCCCTCCGAGTAACCTCCATGGGCTTCCAGCAGCGCTCTCCTCATGAGCGCCGGATCTAAAGTCCTTGCAACTCGCCCTTGTCGCGATGATTGACCCCATGGTCCCGATTTTAGTGCACGATTTACTAAATGcctgaaatataaattcataatgttatgtgtatatgttaaattacaattaataataaatatttatatagttagtaatataatattggaaCGAGATTTCCCGCCAATATTTTTCAACGACAAACAAATTCAACGACATCTAGCGGTgagtataaaaacaattagtaAGAAATAACTgatgtcatttaaaaatacgttattgatgaaataaaaaaaatgtttttttattatgtattaaaactatattatttttttttatacagacaaataatttaaaagtatttaagatCAGCGCCATCTTCAATCAAGCCTTATCCAATCGTATAAGACCtcctttaaaacaatttcattcaTCTAATCGCTACTAGATGGCATAGATTTAAACGATGAACCAAGTAACAAAAGaaccattattttaaaattgcgtACTGGAAGTGTAAGGGAAAATAATCGTGACTGGATAATACATTGTTCATTATTTACAGTTCACGGTAGTGGGAAAGTTCTCATGGTAGTAATAAACTTGTATCGAATTTAACGGGACCTCAATTGGCCTACTTCGGCTAATTTAGTTTAAGCTGGTATGtgtttaacataaaaacgCGAAGCAAACGTATGCTTCGTTTTTTAGGtaaaaaagaacacattaTCTTTCTAGCTACAGtataatgatgaataaatagTGTCATACATGTGGGGAAAAGGAACatgatttgataaatatgtacCATTGTATGTCCTCTGAATCCTCTATTTTTCTCATCCtcgttatataataattcgtctaacattttaaatctCCCCAAAAGTATCAACGTCGTCGTCATCTgtgatattttcaatttttataattgaagaaGCAGGGATCAAGGATTCTTGCAACATTATTTGATCGGAAACATTGCCACCGTCCTTTTCATCTAACATTCGAATCAAATCATCTTCACTCTGTAAAGTATCAAATTCAGTTTGAGCTAGAATTGCTGACAGACCGGCTTTAGGATTTGAGCCGAACGTTGCCTCACTGGGCGTTCTACAAATGCTCATATCAAATGAAGTATTCAGTGAGTTTTGTACAAACTTAATAGCTTGATGCCATTTCATTGATGTGTTCTGCTTCAGAAAATCACGCAgcaatttcaatatatcttTATTCGAATGACCTTTCACacaaattttttgtgctttcccatatacaattttaatttcggGACAGGTtgtggatatttttttacaaatttgctTAGATACCGACACTCCGTTTCTCGATTGTAAAACGCTCGGCGCTCCAAATACTAGGAATATCTCTAAAAGAGCGTCAACGCTTTCCTCGACGCTTGTCGCTGTTAATGGCTTCAAGTGAATGAACTTAGTCACTAGATTCCTGTAcaccattaaatatttatacgctTCGTGCGGCACGGTCGTTACGTTGAGTATGTCG
Proteins encoded in this region:
- the LOC119831379 gene encoding DNA translocase FtsK isoform X3, with translation MFRKCVILAVLGCAVATPVAQYQVQEEGIPPHLLRQYIGQGQQQHAPRPQHIPQAAPAPARLPYNIPSEKQYQPRPQYQPQPQYQPQPQPQHQPQPQYRPQPQREERPEDFDANPSYQFGFDVNDDQFTNYQNRKEQRDGDVIKGSYSVVDSDGFIRTVTYTADPKEGFKAEVSRQPTDIVVKIPTPKPQIQQQHVAQPQPQVQQVAQPRPHPNQQQYYRYE
- the LOC119831378 gene encoding uncharacterized protein LOC119831378; amino-acid sequence: MKITCCLHGQCADRTPFYNRECLIFIFGQKFCKRIVQRTFTVKIISVNKILNMCLRSSLFYIIFVAVTIATVVGECGPRLKYTWGDALQGTDCPGPDGAPYPRHLVNRALKSGPWGQSSRQGRVARTLDPALMRRALLEAHGGYSEGAMKPPNNRTARATNLPGVPANPSCGGTRLCRTRYNTTAPMYGVSLTSGQPVTIVQKFPDLLQQVVFEVCESSECSVVRGSCTQTYVPYLFLVLPLGPVTLTGQDYVLVESGCVCRPDPVV